A stretch of Fusarium poae strain DAOMC 252244 chromosome 2, whole genome shotgun sequence DNA encodes these proteins:
- a CDS encoding hypothetical protein (BUSCO:4661at5125) yields the protein MAPESSRRRRRSDTENSDNNNEYRHETGSPKRQRLNNDTNRGSDDKEPRQANGISSEHDMNNGFQPGAIVRVTVENFVTYEKAEFLPGPHLNMVVGPNGTGKSSLVCAICLGLGYSPKHLGRAGSVKEFVKHGKDIATIEIELQKRAKDSQNWVVKVQIRREQNSQKWWLNGKETSHKRIHALMQKLKIQVDNLCQFLPQDRVVEFAACTPVDLLRETLRAAAPEEMLSWQRQLQELDKDKKELEQSTHVDVETLRNLENRQQGLQTDVDRLREREEIVEQIKNLKSALVFAKYTEARTKFKDAKERKKLAERSLRRLEHDAGPSLEAVNTKQLYAERIDEAILRRKAALKEAEDATKRLARDANTASENLKEFENSIEAERKGFDAKRKELSQSKSRITSLQADLRNRPEKFNPSDFNQKIRGEEHRQRELEGEQRELSGQREDIKNKGRSINNEIRQVEDNIMSLETQQGQQLNFMRKHFPDLATAWDWIQENKQVFEKEVFGPPMISCSIKDERYSDQVQSLLQADDFTCFTTQTKNDYKKLSDQLYRVQSLSVVIRSCAQPLSAFQRPVSLDEANELGLDGFAVDFVDGPEPVLAMLCAEKRLHQSGVSLRDHNDAQYDRLVKGGKVNSWAAGNQSFIVRRRKEYGPQAMTAVTKSIPPGRFWTSQPVDGQEKQEMNKRLLELNGERDIFKEQYRELQGKIQAIEDQKNNIHDAITQLKAEKNTLQKEYQKWQSLPEKIESEERSRAAHEQSLRDARKRMVEIRYEWDEAVLRRAQLVLRHKETIESIRKAHQALLEAEICGIEAHSDVVGLIARNSHIMERLDAEKETLKQATEDASRARDEGNRLSETVQRMIDSEPEKRDLFSDLCEGRTPEAIQVDIGAEEAKLECMHTPNPNVLREFEKRAEEIARLTRKMAGSTEKLNDITQEIEELRSKWEPRLDELVAQVNDAFAYNFEQISCAGEVRIHKPDDFDAWALDIMVRFRENETLQQLTAHRQSGGERAVSTIFFLMALQSLAQSPFRVVDEINQGMDPRNERMVHERMVEIACREHSSQYFLITPKLLTGLRYDPKMRVLCIASGEHMPREGRKLDFKRCLRVQKGLMTASA from the exons ATGGCACCAGAATCGTCTCGTCGTCGCAGGCGATCAGATACTGAGAATtccgacaacaacaacgaaTACCGACACGAAACCGGCTCCCCAAAGCGGCAGAGACTAAACAATGACACGAATCGCGGTTCCGACGACAAAGAGCCCCGACAGGCAAATGGCATATCGAGTGAACACGACATGAATAATGGTTTCCAGCCAGGCGCTATCGTTAGAGTCACCGTGGAAAACTTCGTCACCTACGAAAAAGCAGAATTCCTTCCAGGACCACATCTGAACATGGTTGTCGGCCCAAACGGCACGGGAAAAAGTTCTTTGGTTTGTGCCATCTGTCTCGGTTTGGGTTACAGCCCAAAGCACCTCGGACGTGCTGGCTCTGTCAAGGAATTTGTCAAGCACGGAAAAGACATTGCCACAATAGAAATCGAATTACAGAAGCGAGCGAAAGACTCCCAGAACTGGGTTGTTAAGGTGCAGATTCGAAGAGAGCAAAACTCTCAAAAGTGGTGGTTAAATGGCAAAGAAACCAGCCATAAGCGGATTCATGCACTGatgcagaagctcaagattcAAGTGGACAACTTGTGCCAGTTTCTTCCTCAAGACAGAGTTGTTGAGTTCGCTGCATGTACACCTGTGGATCTCCTGCGTGAGACCCTACGCGCAGCCGCCCCCGAAGAAATGCTGTCCTGGCAAAGGCAACTCCAAGAActtgacaaagacaagaaagaGCTGGAACAATCTACTCACGTCGACGTAGAGACCCTGAGAAATTTGGAAAACCGACAGCAAGGCCTCCAAACAGACGTAGACAGATTGCGAGAGCGCGAGGAGATCGTGGAACAGATTAAAAACCTCAAGTCAGCTCTCGTCTTTGCCAAATACACAGAAGCCCGCACGAAGTTCAAAGACGccaaagaaaggaaaaaacTAGCGGAAAGGTCTTTGAGACGTCTCGAACACGATGCTGGCCCATCGCTGGAAGCGGTAAATACGAAACAACTCTACGCTGAACGCATTGACGAAGCAATCTTGAGAAGGAAGGCTGCTTTGAAAGAGGCAGAGGATGCTACCAAGAGATTAGCGCGTGACGCGAACACCGCCTCTGAGAATCTCAAAGAGTTCGAAAACAGCATCGAAGCGGAGCGTAAGGGATTTGATGCTAAAAGAAAAGAGCTGTCCCAGTCGAAGTCGAGGATCACGTCTCTGCAAGCTGATCTGAGAAACCGTCCTGAGAAGTTTAATCCTTCGGACTTCAACCAAAAAATT CGAGGAGAAGAACACAGACAAAGGGAATTAGAGGGAGAGCAACGTGAACTGTCCGGGCAGCGCGAGGACATTAAAAACAAAGGCAGGTCGATCAACAACGAGATCCGACAGGTTGAAGACAACATCATGTCCTTGGAAACTCAACAAGGCCAGCAGCTGAACTTCATGCGAAAACATTTCCCCGATCTGGCAACGGCCTGGGATTGGATACAGGAAAACAAGCAGGTGTTTGAAAAGGAGGTTTTCGGCCCGCCTATGATCAGCTGCTCCATCAAGGACGAACGGTATTCGGATCAAGTACAATCTCTCTTGCAAGCAGACGATTTTACATGTTTTACGACACAAACCAAGAACGATTATAAAAAGCTGTCGGACCAGTTATATCGCGTCCAAAGTCTGTCTGTCGTTATTCGCTCATGCGCACAACCACTCAGCGCTTTCCAGCGGCCAGTTAGCCTGGATGAAGCAAATGAGTTAGGACTTGATGGGTTTGCAGTCGACTTTGTCGACGGTCCAGAGCCCGTATTAGCGATGCTGTGTGCTGAGAAGAGGCTTCATCAGTCAGGTGTTTCCCTCCGGGATCATAACGATGCTCAATACGACCGCCTAGTCAAAGGCGGTAAAGTCAATTCCTGGGCAGCTGGAAACCAATCTTTTATCGTCAGAAGACGCAAGGAGTACGGACCTCAGGCGATGACGGCCGTTACCAAAAGTATTCCTCCGGGAAGATTCTGGACCTCACAACCTGTTGACGGACAAGAAAAGCAAGAAATGAACAAGCGGCTACTAGAATTGAACGGCGAGAGGGATATCTTCAAGGAGCAGTACCGCGAGTTACAAGGCAAGATCCAGGCCATTGAGGATCAAAAGAATAACATTCACGACGCTATT ACACAACTGaaggccgagaagaacaCTTTGCAAAAGGAATATCAAAAGTGGCAATCCCTCCCCGAAAAGATTG AATCTGAGGAGCGTTCCAGAGCGGCTCACGAACAATCCTTACGAGATGCACGCAAACGAATGGTCGAGATTCGGTACGAGTGGGATGAAGCCGTCCTTCGCCGAGCTCAATTAGTTCTCCGCCATAAGGAGACAATCGAGAGTATTCGAAAAGCGCACCAGGCTCTTCTTGAAGCCGAAATTTGTGGGATTGAAGCCCATTCCGACGTTGTTGGCCTCATAGCTCGAAACTCCCATATCATGGAACGCCTCGACGCAGAGAAAGAGACGTTAAAACAAGCCACTGAAGATGCCAGTCGAGCCCGAGACGAAGGCAACCGTCTTTCTGAGACGGTGCAACGAATGATTGACAGCGAACCCGAAAAGCGTGATCTGTTCTCGGACCTCTGCGAAGGAAGGACTCCTGAGGCTATTCAAGTTGATATTGGAGCCGAGGAGGCCAAACTTGAGTGCATGCACACGCCGAATCCCAATGTTCTACGCGAGTTTGAGAAACGTGCTGAAGAAATTGCTCGGTTGACACGCAAAATGGCTGGGTCAACCGAGAAGCTCAACGACATTACCCAAGAAATTGAAGAATTGAGATCAAAATGGGAACCTCGACTGGACGAACTGGTAGCCCAGGTTAACGACGCCTTTGCATATAATTTCGAGCAAATCAGTTGTGCTGGCGAGGTCCGTATCCACAAACCAGATGACTTTGACGCCTGGGCTTTAGACATCATGGTTCGATTCCG TGAAAACGAGACGCTACAGCAATTGACCGCACATCGCCAGTCTGGTGGCGAGCGAGCTGTTTCTACCATATTCTTCCTTATGGCCCTTCAATCTCTGGCACAGTCGCCATTCCGTGTTGTGGATGAAATCAATCAGGGCATGGACCCTCGCAACGAACGAATGGTGCACGAGCGAATGGTTGAGATCGCATGCCGCGAGCATTCAAGCCAGTACTTCCTTATCACCCCAAAGCTCTTGACTGGCCTCAGATACGACCCCAAGATGCGTGTGCTTTGTATTGCGAGTGGCGAGCACATGCCTCGGGAAGGTCGCAAACTTGATTTCAAGCGATGCCTGAGAGTCCAAAAGGGGCTCATGACTGCCTCCGCATAG
- a CDS encoding hypothetical protein (BUSCO:2017at5125), with the protein MAFLFKSKKHPDKSQSASRDAGSGSQGSIQSITARAAEKGPLQHRATPTGSVNSIENEVTGGSPDQGPGPAQNHGHGRRGGSADQSTQQPSDPSLRNGPPMNGPNASLYPWSQRRLTYTSTHPPPFPRYGAAVNSVSSKEGDVYLMGGLINGSTVKGDLWMIEAGGNMACYPLATTAEGPGPRVGHSSLLVGNAFIVYGGDTKIDESDVLDETLYLLNTSTRQWSRALPSGPRPSGRYGHSLNILGSKIYVFGGQVEGLFMNDLSAFDLNQLQMPNNRWEILVHGETSPKMPAARTNHTMITFNDKMYLFGGTNGFKWFNDVWCYDPAVNKWSQFDCIGYIPAPREGHAAALVDDVMYVFGGRTEEGTDLGDLAAFRISSRRWYTFQNMGPSPSQRSGHSMTTVGKSIVVLGGEPSSANASISDLGLLYVLDTSKIRYPNDAPQTSQPARVQGSRRPSASEGNRPYPARDGSNGPSDSRKMIVGAPSAPPNGHRSPPNSVEVEGSQPAVANAKLPRASAMPPLGPPPQGPMPARPTVDVSAVARVRGQSAERSGASGSPRAMHSGSPITREVISEVDSPASNGQRTPVQQPPRVASRQDQVSGDASKVKQVPQGRPQGSSDGTSDASIKPTIAPRPASPPVPTRQPSNNINRRSSGRNSQTVVLLKELDSARNRNAWYASELELARKAGYVPNTSYSPLLDNKATETFDDEDRPLIEALLAMRSELANVQTAVDKQAVVAAKQIAEAEKQRDAAIQEAIYSKAKLAAHLGGSSASTPQLDGPKDDSELRSSELSRKLASALHVQKDLQSRLDSARSELDSERKARLLADDTSNAAQKRMAELESYKQQTSTEVERLKAELHLAQHEAREHSVARAEVAATVELLRIEKNDMEQKYHEAIGNSKDHSDTFDSLRAAIVASEDSTALLENKLAEERNQREKIETQLNKLKFEHEARTAELVATTQRLRDAEQLSEKHATEARTTRQAVLAGLDKISARDVSGPSKADSERIAALQTQLATSNELVKKYQQEVEAAADKLRGAEERIAGLEQYQEQSSREGVTIRRQLQSALRDTQSLQAANTDLKNQLAAQQLETNAMTVQHNALKDILSERGISPTASIRTRGITNPRINSPANSPDLNRVRDLESQLASSSAAHEETKQAFAIQVQESEAAWREKLSQLESDYQSAVHYVKGTEKMLKQLKDQLSRYKTENARLKTEIEDLEDNAQAGTSSTSANWEGEKAELQARIRSLETELEESAAQMEKRLAGLQTELQETNQHHEAATQKLNSHRKDLEQLQSENTLLEQRANDAEQKVALLLDQVEHSVDNYRRRSRQVPSVNSEVAVGANGLGLGHSRQESSEGESVYGSTNGNGNGGLEARNSAALDSLANELETLRSQWEATNKNYRLSTNFDFEASSGAKKESDTAVGVGLSESLADWRKRLDTEENHNDGDKPRHN; encoded by the exons ATGGCTTTCCTGTTCAAATCGAAGAAACATCCAGACAAGTCGCAATCTGCCAGCCGCGACGCAGGTTCTGGCTCCCAAGGGTCGATACAAAGCATCACCGCTCGCGCGGCTGAAAAGGGCCCTTTACAGCATCGTGCAACCCCTACCGGAAGCGTGAACTCAATAGAAAATGAGGTCACGGGTGGAAGCCCTGATCAGGGACCTGGGCCTGCACAAAACCATGGTCATGGGCGCCGTGGTGGAAGTGCTGACCAGTCAACTCAACAACCCAGCGACCCATCT TTAAGAAACGGGCCTCCCATGAATGGGCCTAATGCATCGCTATACCCCTGGTCACAACGTCGATTAACATATACTTCCACCCATCCTCCACCATTCCCACGATACGGGGCTGCTGTTAATTCTGTGTCATCGAAGGAGGGAGATGTGTACTTGATGGGCGGTTTAATTAACGGCTCTACTGTCAAAGGTGACCTCTGGATGATTGAGGCAGGAGGTAACATGGCCTGCTATCCCTTGGCGACAACTGCTGAAGGTCCCGGCCCAAGAGTCGGCCACTCGAGTTTGCTTGTTGGCAACGCTTTCATTGTGTATGGTGGAGATACCAAGATCGATGAGTCTGATGTTCTTGATGAGACGCTCTATCTCCTGAATACTT CAACGAGACAATGGTCTCGTGCCCTGCCGTCCGGACCACGACCTTCGGGCCGTTATGGTCATTCCCTCAATATACTCGGTTCTAAAATCTACGTTTTTGGAGGTCAGGTCGAGGGGCTGTTTATGAACGATCTTTCGGCATTTGATCTCAACCAACTCCAGATGCCAAACAACCGTTGGGAAATCCTAGTCCATGGCGAGACAAGCCCCAAAATGCCGGCAGCTCGTACTAATCATACAATGATAACCTTCAATGACAAGATGTATCT CTTCGGTGGTACGAATGGTTTCAAGTGGTTCAACGACGTTTGGTGTTACGATCCGGCAGTCAACAAATGGTCTCAATTTGACTGCATTGGCTATATCCCAGCCCCACGAGAAGGTCATGCCGCCGCTCTCGTAGACGATGTCATGTACGTCTTTGGAGGAAGGACCGAGGAAGGGACAGATCTTGGCGACCTTGCGGCTTTCAGGATTTCGTCAAGACGATGGTACACGTTTCAAAACATGGGGCCTTCTCCTTCCCAACGCTCCGGCCACAGCATGACGACGGTTGGTAAATCGATCGTGGTTCTTGGCGGAGAGCCAAGTTCAGCAAACGCATCCATCAGCGATCTAGGACTCCTCTATGTTCTGGACACCTCGAAGATTCGATACCCGAATGATGCGCCACAGACTTCGCAGCCTGCGCGAGTGCAAGGCTCACGTAGACCGAGTGCCAGTGAGGGTAATCGCCCGTACCCTGCACGAGACGGATCAAATGGCCCATCGGACTCGAGAAAGATGATTGTGGGAGCGCCATCTGCTCCACCCAACGGTCATCGATCGCCACCTAACAGTGTGGAGGTTGAAGGTTCGCAACCCGCTGTCGCAAACGCAAAGCTTCCTAGAGCCTCTGCGATGCCTCCGTTGGGTCCACCTCCCCAAGGCCCGATGCCTGCCAGGCCTACTGTGGACGTTTCTGCCGTGGCGCGAGTTCGGGGACAATCAGCAGAACGTAGTGGCGCTTCCGGTTCGCCAAGAGCGATGCACTCTGGCTCACCGATCACACGAGAAGTAATTAGCGAGGTTGATAGCCCTGCATCCAACGGTCAACGAACACCCGTTCAACAACCACCACGTGTTGCTTCACGGCAGGATCAAGTGAGTGGAGATGCGTCCAAAGTTAAACAAGTTCCGCAAGGTCGACCTCAAGGCTCGTCCGATGGCACGTCAGATGCCTCGATCAAACCGACAATCGCGCCTCGGCCAGCTTCGCCACCAGTCCCTACAAGGCAACCCAGCAATAACATCAATAGACGGTCATCGGGAAGGAACTCGCAAACAGTCGTTCTTCTGAAGGAGCTGGACTCTGCCCGGAACCGAAATGCATGGTATGCATCCGAACTGGAGCTGGCGCGGAAGGCTGGCTACGTCCCCAACACTTCGTATAGTCCTTTGCTTGACAATAAGGCCACCGAGACTTTTGACGATGAGGATCGACCGCTCATAGAGGCTTTGTTGGCGATGAGATCCGAGCTTGCCAATGTCCAGACCGCAGTTGACAAGCAAGCCGTTGTCGCTGCCAAGCAAATTGCCGAGGCAGAGAAGCAACGTGATGCCGCCATACAAGAAGCCATCTATTCCAAGGCCAAACTAGCGGCGCACCTAGGTGGAAGCTCGGCCAGTACGCCGCAGCTCGATGGTCCCAAGGATGACTCTGAACTTAGGTCTAGTGAGCTGAGTAGGAAGCTTGCTTCTGCGCTACATGTTCAAAAAGACCTTCAATCACGACTCGATTCCGCTAGGAGTGAGCTTGACTCGGAGAGGAAAGCTCGCCTGTTGGCAGATGACACCTCGAATGCGGCCCAGAAACGCATGGCAGAACTCGAAAGCTACAAACAGCAAACGTCGACAGAAGTTGAGCGACTCAAGGCCGAACTGCATCTTGCCCAACATGAAGCGCGAGAACATTCAGTAGCTCGCGCCGAGGTTGCCGCTACTGTCGAACTACTCCGTATCGAGAAGAACGACATGGAGCAGAAATACCATGAAGCTATTGGGAACTCGAAAGACCATAGCGACACTTTCGACTCTCTTCGGGCTGCCATCGTAGCCTCTGAGGATTCTACAGCCCTTCTAGAGAACAAGCTGGCAGAAGAACGGAATCAGCGCGAAAAGATCGAGACGCAGCTCAACAAGCTTAAGTTTGAGCACGAAGCTCGCACTGCCGAGCTTGTAGCTACCACCCAACGTCTTCGCGATGCTGAGCAACTTTCGGAGAAGCACGCAACTGAAGCTCGAACAACCCGGCAGGCAGTTCTCGCAGGTCTTGATAAGATTTCGGCTCGAGATGTTTCTGGCCCGAGCAAAGCGGACAGTGAACGAATTGCGGCTCTGCAGACCCAGCTCGCTACCTCAAATGAACTGGTTAAGAAGTACCAGCAGGAAGTTGAGGCGGCAGCCGACAAGCTACGTGGCGCAGAAGAGCGCATTGCAGGCCTCGAACAATACCAAGAACAGTCAAGTCGTGAAGGTGTTACCATCAGAAGGCAATTACAGTCTGCTTTGCGTGATACGCAAAGCCTACAGGCAGCTAATACTGATCTCAAGAACCAACTAGCTGCTCAGCAACTCGAGACTAATGCCATGACCGTGCAGCACAATGCGCTCAAGGACATTTTGAGCGAACGAGGCATAAGCCCTACCGCTTCTATTCGCACTCGTGGCATTACAAACCCACGGATCAACTCACCGGCCAACTCACCTGACTTGAATCGCGTTCGTGACCTTGAATCCCAGCTCGCCAGTTCATCTGCCGCCCATGAAGAAACAAAGCAAGCGTTTGCCATTCAAGTCCAAGAGTCTGAGGCGGCTTGGCGCGAGAAATTATCGCAGCTCGAGAGCGACTATCAGTCCGCAGTGCATTATGTCAAGGGCACCGAGAAGATGCTTAAGCAACTGAAAGATCAATTGTCTCGGTATAAAACGGAAAATGCCCGTTTGAAGACAGAGATAGAAGATCTCGAGGATAACGCTCAAGCCGGAACATCGTCGACCTCCGCCAACTGGGAGGGCGAGAAAGCAGAACTCCAAGCGCGAATCCGAAGCCTCGAGACAGAGCTTGAAGAGTCTGCAGCCCAAATGGAGAAACGACTTGCCGGCCTTCAAACAGAGCTACAGGAGACCAATCAGCATCACGAAGCAGCCACACAAAAGTTGAACAGCCATCGAAAGGATCTAGAGCAGCTGCAATCTGAGAATACTCTTCTTGAGCAGCGTGCAAACGATGCTGAGCAAAAGGTGGCCCTCCTGCTGGACCAGGTTGAGCATTCTGTTGATAACTACCGTCGGCGTAGCCGGCAAGTGCCCAGTGTGAACTCTGAAGTGGCTGTCGGTGCCAATGGCTTGGGCCTAGGGCATTCGAGACAGGAGAGCTCCGAAGGCGAGAGTGTCTATGGAAGCACAAACGGAAACGGAAATGGGGGCCTGGAAGCTAGAAACAGCGCAGCCCTGGACAGCCTTGCCAACGAGCTTGAAACCCTTCGGAGCCAGTGGGAGGCAACCAACAAGAACTATCGATTGAGCACCAACTTTGACTTCGAGGCATCCTCAGGCGCCAAGAAGGAAAGCGATACCGCTGTCGGCGTCGGCCTCAGCGAGAGTCTGGCAGATTGGCGCAAGAGACTTGACACGGAGGAAAACCACAATGACGGGGACAAGCCTCGACACAACTAA